In Gorilla gorilla gorilla isolate KB3781 chromosome 12, NHGRI_mGorGor1-v2.1_pri, whole genome shotgun sequence, the following are encoded in one genomic region:
- the LOC129523503 gene encoding alpha-2-macroglobulin receptor-associated protein-like — protein sequence MAPRRVRSFLRGLPALLLLLLFLGPWPAASHGGKYSREKNQPKPSPKRESGEEFRMEKLNQLWEKAQRLHLPPVRLAELHADLKIQERDELAWKKLKLDGLDEDGEKEARLIRNLSVILAKYGLDGKKDAWQVTSNSLSGTQEDGLDDPRLEKLWHKAKTSGKFSSEELDKLWREFLHHKEKVHEYNVLLETLSRTEEIHENVISPSDLSDIKGNVLHSRHTELEEKLRSINQGLDRLRRVSHQGYSTEAEFEEPRVIDLWDLAQSANLTDKELEAFQEELKHFEAKIEKHNYYQKQLEIAHEKLRHAESVGDGERVSRSREKHALLEGRTKELGYTLMRRFCPHVKKHLQDLSSRISRAWHNEL from the exons ATGGCGCCGCGGAGGGTCAGGTCGTTTCTGCGCGGGCTCCCGgcgctgctactgctgctgctcttCCTCGGGCCCTGGCCCGCGGCGAGCCACGGCGGCAAGTACTCGCGGGAGAAGAACCAGCCCAAGCCGTCCCCGAAACGCGAGTCCGGAGAGGAGTTCCGCATGGAGAAGTTGAACCAGCTGTGGGAGAAGGCCCAGCGG CTGCATCTTCCTCCCGTGAGGCTGGCCGAGCTCCACGCTGATCTGAAGATACAGGAGAGGGACGAACTCGCCTGGAAGAAACTAAAGCTTGACGGCTTGGACGAAGATGGGGAGAAGGAAGCGAGACTCATACGCAACCTCAGTG TCATCTTGGCCAAGTATGGTCTGGACGGGAAGAAGGACGCTTGGCAGGTGACCAGCAACTCCCTCAGTGGCACCCAGGAAGATGGGCTGGATGACCCCAGGCTGGAAAAGCTGTGGCACAAG GCGAAGACCTCTGGGAAATTCTCCAGCGAAGAACTGGACAAGCTCTGGCGGGAGTTCCTGCATCACAAAGAGAAAGTTCACGAGTACAACGTCCTGCTGGAGACCCTGAGCAGGACCGAAg AAATCCACGAGAACGTCATTAGCCCCTCGGACCTGAGCGACATCAAGGGCAACGTCCTGCACAGCAGGCACACGGAGCTGGAGGAGAAGCTGCGCAGCATCAACCAGGGCCTGGACCGCCTGCGCAGGGTCAGCCACCAGGGCTACAGCACTGAGGCCG AGTTCGAGGAGCCCAGGGTGATTGACCTGTGGGACCTGGCGCAGTCCGCCAACCTCACGGACAAGGAGCTGGAGGCGTTCCAG GAGGAGCTCAAGCACTTCGAAGCCAAAATCGAGAAGCACAACTACTACCAGAAGCAGCTGGAGATTGCGCACGAGAAGCTGAGGCACGCAGAGAGCGTGGGCGACGGCGAGCGTGTGAGCCGCAGCCGCGAGAAACACGCCCTGCTGGAGGGGCGGACCAAGGAGCTGGGCTACACG CTGATGAGACGTTTCTGTCCACATGTGAAGAAGCATCTGCAGGACCTGTCCAGCAGGATCTCCAGAGCTTGGCACAACGAACTCTGA